In a single window of the Eriocheir sinensis breed Jianghai 21 chromosome 61, ASM2467909v1, whole genome shotgun sequence genome:
- the LOC126986219 gene encoding uncharacterized protein LOC126986219 isoform X1 gives MYASMGEQVIHIQGLLSGLVNLSAAIGTDLAFTGSLVTYTPRSFSASVVDSGVFPMWYWCAGYPFTGSLVTYTPISFSASVVDSGVFPMWYWCAGYPFTGSLVTYTPRSFSASVVDSGVFPMWYWCAGYPFTGSLVTYTPRSFSASVVDSGVFPMWYWCAGYPFTGSLVTYTPRSFSASVVDSGVFPMWYWCAGYPFTGSLVTFTPRSFSASVVDSGVLCPFTGSLVTYTPRSFSASVVDSGVFPMWYWCAGYPFTGSLVTYTPRSFSASVVDSGVFPMWYRCVGYPLPRCRTLHFSSLNCSSHFLLHSSTLVMSSGRKSTVKGLNVGVSGDV, from the exons ATGTACGCATCAATGGGGGAGCAGGTCATCCATATACAAGGCTTACTGAGTGGACttgttaacctgtccgctgcgattggcacggatttagccttcactggtagcctggtaacatacactcccaggtctttctctgcctctgtggtggatagtggagtgtttcccatgtggtattggtgtgctggatatcccttcactggtagcctggtaacatacactcccatatctttctctgcctctgtggtggatagtggagtgtttcccatgtggtattggtgtgctggatatcccttcactggtagcctggtaacatacactcccaggtctttctctgcctctgtggtggatagtggagtgtttcccatgtggtactggtgtgctggatatcccttcactggtagcctggtaacatacactcccag gtctttctctgcctctgtggtggatagtggagtgtttcccatgtggtattggtgtgctggatatcccttcactggtagcctggtaacatacactcccaggtctttctctgcctctgtggtggatagtggagtgtttcccatgtggtattggtgtgctggatatcccttcactggtagcctggtaacattcactcccaggtctttctctgcctctgtggtggatagtggagtgttatgtcccttcactggtagcctggtaacatacactcccaggtctttctctgcctctgtggtggatagtggagtgtttcccatgtggtattggtgtgctggatatcccttcactggtagcctggtaacatacactcccaggtctttctctgcctctgtggtggatagtggagtgtttcccatgtggtataggTGTGtgggatatcccctcccaaggtgcaggactttacatttttcttcactgaattgtagcagccactttttgctccactcctctaccttggtgatgtcttctggtaggaaatccacagtcaaggggttaaatgttGGTGTGTCAGGTGATGTGTAG
- the LOC126986219 gene encoding uncharacterized protein LOC126986219 isoform X2 yields MYASMGEQVIHIQGLLSGLVNLSAAIGTDLAFTGSLVTYTPRSFSASVVDSGVFPMWYWCAGYPFTGSLVTYTPISFSASVVDSGVFPMWYWCAGYPFTGSLVTYTPRSFSASVVDSGVFPMWYWCAGYPFTGSLVTYTPRSFSASVVDSGVFPMWYWCAGYPFTGSLVTYTPRSFSASVVDSGVFPMWYWCAGYPFTGSLVTFTPRSFSASVVDSGVFPMWYWCAGYPFTGSLVTYTPRSFSASVVDSGVFPMWYRCVGYPLPRCRTLHFSSLNCSSHFLLHSSTLVMSSGRKSTVKGLNVGVSGDV; encoded by the exons ATGTACGCATCAATGGGGGAGCAGGTCATCCATATACAAGGCTTACTGAGTGGACttgttaacctgtccgctgcgattggcacggatttagccttcactggtagcctggtaacatacactcccaggtctttctctgcctctgtggtggatagtggagtgtttcccatgtggtattggtgtgctggatatcccttcactggtagcctggtaacatacactcccatatctttctctgcctctgtggtggatagtggagtgtttcccatgtggtattggtgtgctggatatcccttcactggtagcctggtaacatacactcccaggtctttctctgcctctgtggtggatagtggagtgtttcccatgtggtactggtgtgctggatatcccttcactggtagcctggtaacatacactcccag gtctttctctgcctctgtggtggatagtggagtgtttcccatgtggtattggtgtgctggatatcccttcactggtagcctggtaacatacactcccaggtctttctctgcctctgtggtggatagtggagtgtttcccatgtggtattggtgtgctggatatcccttcactggtagcctggtaacattcactcccag gtctttctctgcctctgtggtggatagtggagtgtttcccatgtggtattggtgtgctggatatcccttcactggtagcctggtaacatacactcccaggtctttctctgcctctgtggtggatagtggagtgtttcccatgtggtataggTGTGtgggatatcccctcccaaggtgcaggactttacatttttcttcactgaattgtagcagccactttttgctccactcctctaccttggtgatgtcttctggtaggaaatccacagtcaaggggttaaatgttGGTGTGTCAGGTGATGTGTAG
- the LOC126986219 gene encoding uncharacterized protein LOC126986219 isoform X4 produces the protein MYASMGEQVIHIQGLLSGLVNLSAAIGTDLAFTGSLVTYTPRSFSASVVDSGVFPMWYWCAGYPFTGSLVTYTPISFSASVVDSGVFPMWYWCAGYPFTGSLVTYTPRSFSASVVDSGVFPMWYWCAGYPFTGSLVTYTPRSFSASVVDSGVFPMWYWCAGYPFTGSLVTYTPRSFSASVVDSGVLCPFTGSLVTYTPRSFSASVVDSGVFPMWYWCAGYPFTGSLVTYTPRSFSASVVDSGVFPMWYRCVGYPLPRCRTLHFSSLNCSSHFLLHSSTLVMSSGRKSTVKGLNVGVSGDV, from the exons ATGTACGCATCAATGGGGGAGCAGGTCATCCATATACAAGGCTTACTGAGTGGACttgttaacctgtccgctgcgattggcacggatttagccttcactggtagcctggtaacatacactcccaggtctttctctgcctctgtggtggatagtggagtgtttcccatgtggtattggtgtgctggatatcccttcactggtagcctggtaacatacactcccatatctttctctgcctctgtggtggatagtggagtgtttcccatgtggtattggtgtgctggatatcccttcactggtagcctggtaacatacactcccaggtctttctctgcctctgtggtggatagtggagtgtttcccatgtggtactggtgtgctggatatcccttcactggtagcctggtaacatacactcccag gtctttctctgcctctgtggtggatagtggagtgtttcccatgtggtattggtgtgctggatatcccttcactggtagcctggtaacatacactcccag gtctttctctgcctctgtggtggatagtggagtgttatgtcccttcactggtagcctggtaacatacactcccaggtctttctctgcctctgtggtggatagtggagtgtttcccatgtggtattggtgtgctggatatcccttcactggtagcctggtaacatacactcccaggtctttctctgcctctgtggtggatagtggagtgtttcccatgtggtataggTGTGtgggatatcccctcccaaggtgcaggactttacatttttcttcactgaattgtagcagccactttttgctccactcctctaccttggtgatgtcttctggtaggaaatccacagtcaaggggttaaatgttGGTGTGTCAGGTGATGTGTAG
- the LOC126986219 gene encoding uncharacterized protein LOC126986219 isoform X3, producing the protein MYASMGEQVIHIQGLLSGLVNLSAAIGTDLAFTGSLVTYTPRSFSASVVDSGVFPMWYWCAGYPFTGSLVTYTPISFSASVVDSGVFPMWYWCAGYPFTGSLVTYTPRSFSASVVDSGVFPMWYWCAGYPFTGSLVTYTPRSFSASVVDSGVFPMWYWCAGYPFTGSLVTFTPRSFSASVVDSGVLCPFTGSLVTYTPRSFSASVVDSGVFPMWYWCAGYPFTGSLVTYTPRSFSASVVDSGVFPMWYRCVGYPLPRCRTLHFSSLNCSSHFLLHSSTLVMSSGRKSTVKGLNVGVSGDV; encoded by the exons ATGTACGCATCAATGGGGGAGCAGGTCATCCATATACAAGGCTTACTGAGTGGACttgttaacctgtccgctgcgattggcacggatttagccttcactggtagcctggtaacatacactcccaggtctttctctgcctctgtggtggatagtggagtgtttcccatgtggtattggtgtgctggatatcccttcactggtagcctggtaacatacactcccatatctttctctgcctctgtggtggatagtggagtgtttcccatgtggtattggtgtgctggatatcccttcactggtagcctggtaacatacactcccaggtctttctctgcctctgtggtggatagtggagtgtttcccatgtggtactggtgtgctggatatcccttcactggtagcctggtaacatacactcccag gtctttctctgcctctgtggtggatagtggagtgtttcccatgtggtattggtgtgctggatatcccttcactggtagcctggtaacattcactcccaggtctttctctgcctctgtggtggatagtggagtgttatgtcccttcactggtagcctggtaacatacactcccaggtctttctctgcctctgtggtggatagtggagtgtttcccatgtggtattggtgtgctggatatcccttcactggtagcctggtaacatacactcccaggtctttctctgcctctgtggtggatagtggagtgtttcccatgtggtataggTGTGtgggatatcccctcccaaggtgcaggactttacatttttcttcactgaattgtagcagccactttttgctccactcctctaccttggtgatgtcttctggtaggaaatccacagtcaaggggttaaatgttGGTGTGTCAGGTGATGTGTAG